tacatgttagtcatactaatctcgtgttgtcattaatcaccaaaatccaactaggggcctagatgcttttacaATGGAACAACAATAGTTTGCCTCTAGGGATGATTTCTCTCAAACCTTTCACTACCAGACCAGCGAAATTTCCTGTCGGCCAGAAATTGTCAAGAATGAACACAAAACCACCAGGAATATAATTCTTGACGGGCAACCATCAAGAACGCGCCGTTAGGAACAGCTTGACAGGAAAAACAAAGAATTCCTGACGGGCGACCGACAGGAAATAATTCCTTACGGCAACTCCTATCGGTTCTAAACCTACCGGCGATTCCAGTGTACTGTCACCCTGACCGACAGGAATTCCCGTCAGGAATCATAAACCGATAAGAATCCTGTCGTTGCAGCCGTCAGGAGAAAAAACCAGCAACAGGATTAAATTTCATTTTCCTGTCGCCCAGCCGTCAGGAAAGTAATGACAGGAATCCCTTCCAAGTTTCCTGACGGGAGTGGTGACAGGAATCAAGATCATGCTCACAGGCATCCATTTTGATTCTaggaaaacaaaaaaatattattctaccACTTGTATTTGGCATCACAGGCATAAATTTACACACACATTCTAAATCCAAATTACACATTACATTTCAAACTAGTTCACAAGTCTAAATTCACCACATTGCTTGAGAGCCTGACTTCAGCAAGTCTTACATGCTAAGTAAGTTCAAGAGGCAAGATTTCACCAAGTCTAGCTGCTTACATGCCAACTAAATAACAGTTCAAGAGGCAAGACTTCAGCAAGTCTAGCTGCTTACATGCCAACTAAATAACAGAGAGGCCTTTTCACTCTCTGACATCTACATACTAGGTATATCACTGCACAGAAGCAAGTCAACTTGGAGCTTTACCATATACACTCCAACCCAACAAAAGGAGTCATTTGTCACTCACAAAAGAGGCTTACGTTGTCTAGACACTATTTCAGTCTATGTTAGTGTTGCCTTCATTCTCTTCGATGCCATTATTGCTCTCTAGACCACCAGAACCAGCGTCTCCAGCATGGGATGATTCTGTACCCTACAAAGTGATAGAACTTAAATTGATGAGTGATTCTAACAGTAAAGACAACACATCACAACTCAAGTCCAGGAGATATAATTTAAATAAGCTAAACAATTTGAATAAGTGAATGAAATGAGATGTATTTTCTCCAATTCCTCTTGTAGCACAAAGAAAAACTACAGCGAGACCTTATGTGATACAAGATGCACAATGCTAAAAAAGGACATAGTTAACATTGCATAACAGTAAATATACACAAGTAGGACAACCAATCGACATTAATCAACCTGCAGCCATACATGTTGGTGCTCACAGCCAAAGTATATGTAACTGAACATCACACAATATGAAGAGACGAAAGCTAGATATAGACCTGTTCAATTGGTGGCATAGAAGCATttgcatttgcacttgcattgacTGACGGCAGGATGTCTGTAATTTCTGCTGGTAATTCCATGTTCAGCTTGTCAAAAATAACCTAAAACACAAGATGATTAGAGAACATTTTGAAGCAACTGATTAGGTACATACAATATGTCAAATTAGCTCAAATACCTTGATATGTTTGGTTAGTACAAGTCCAATATTGTTGTTCCGAGTGTTCTGCTCGAACTGCGTATTCCTCCTCAGAAGATATTGATAAGACATTGAATTTGCTTGGCTTGTTGTGTTTGTCCTCCTACCAGATCCTTTCATCTCAGTTTTCCTTATAGCACCATTTGCTATTGGCACACGCCATGAGCTAAGCTACGACAACTACTTTTGTATAGCACAATAGGACCAAGCTGTGCATCACTTCTGCGCTGCTCACAATTGTTAGATATATATGGTGTATAGATATTTTCCTCTTTGTATAAGGGCTTAGATGCATAAATGCCCAACTCATGTACATGTTTGGGCTGTTGCCCCCAGGAATAGAGTGAGCTTCATTCCTTCTAACATGGTACCAGAGCCTAGGGTCTAGGGTTTACCTCGCTCCCTCGCGCGCTCTTCCCATTGCGCTTGCCTGGAGCTCCGTCGCCCGTCGGCTCTCTCCCTCGCGTGCTCTTCCCGTTGCACGCTCTGTAGCTAGGCGTGGCCCCGCCGTCGCGCACTCTTCGCGACCGGGCGTGATCCCACCATCGCGCGCCTTCTGCGGCCGGCGCGGCCCCGTCGTCGAACTTCCTCCGTTCCCGTGCACGCCCTTGCTCCGCTCTTTCCGCGCGCGCGCTTGATTCTCCTCCTGCGCGCACTCATCTCCCGCGCAGCTCGCGCCCCTCTCGCATCCTCTGCtattctgctctgctctgctcgacGCGTGCGAGGGCGCGGCTGCCACGGTGGTGTGCTGCGCCGACGAAGCTGCGCTGTGCGCGCGCTGCGACGTCGAGATCCACACCGCCAACAAGCTCGCCAGCAAGCACCAGCGCCTCCTGCTCGAGGCGCTCTCCGCCAGGCTCTTGCGCTGCGACGTCTGCCAGGAGAAAGCGGCGTTCATCTTCTGCGTGGAGGACCGGGCGCTCTTCTGCCGGGACTACGACGAGCCCATCCACGTCCTAGGCACGCTCTCCGGGAACCACCAGCGCTACTTGGCCACCGGCATCCGCGTCGTCTTCGCCTCCGCCTccttctgctctgctctgctaaaTCCACCTCTGCTTCTCTGCTCTACTCTACCGTCCGTTCGGctgctgctgtttttctgctttTCTGGAGAAAGAAAGATGGCATCTCCTCCTGTTCCTCCCTCTGGAGGCGCGCAAATCTCGCGTTGTCCAGTGATTTTCGATGGCACCAATTATCATGACTGGGTTCCACATATGCGGTGGCATATGCGTGGTCTCCGACTCTGGGAGTTTCTTAGTGGTGAGCTACCTTGTCCAGCATTGCCTGATCGTCCAGTGCAGCTGGTGATTCCTCCAGAAAATTCTGAAGAGGAACAAAAGAAGTTGCGCGAAGCTTATGATGATGATATGGCCTCTTACATGTCTCATTTTCGGGCTTATCGGACTTGGTTGGATGAAGATGCTCGTGCTGGGGCTGTTCTTGTTGCTAGTATGGAAAAGCATCTGGCAGGAGAGGTTATTCGGCTTGATCATGCTACTCAGATGTGGGCTGTTCTTCGTCAGCGCTATGAGCCCTCTGGTCAGTCCACTTATATTGCCGCCCTACGTCAAGAACAACTATTGCAGCAGGGTGACAGTTCAGTTGAGGATTTCTTTCGACAGCTATCTGCAATATGGCGTGAGCTTGACACTCTTAGTCCCCAGTTGTCCCCGGACACTTGTGACTCCtgcaggaagcaacagagccacctcGAGCTTCGTCGCACCTATGACTTCCTGACTCGTCTGCGTGCTGAGTTTGAGCCCCTTCGTGCTCAATTACTTGCTCGTGAGCCGTGCGTGTCTTTGATGGAGGCTCTTGCTGCTGTTCGTAATGAGGAGACTCGCCTTCGTTCTGCTGGTCTACTTCAGTCGACGTCCTCCTTAGTCCTGACTGCTCGGTCTGGAATTCTTGGTTCTCCTCCCAAAGTGCCTGCTTCAGCAACCTCTGGTGGCTCGGGGACTCGCAACTTAGGTGGCCTTCATTGTAAGCACTGTGGCAGAGATGGACATGATGAGGATCATTGTCACAAGAAGAAGAGGCAGGCTCAGTCTCAGTCTCGTCGAGGTGGGCGTTCCTCACATGCTCAGTCTCAGCATCCTGATGCACAGCAGGAGATACTCATGTTACTTCGTTGTCTTGCTGTTCCTCCACCTATTCCTCCACCTACTGGAGCCTCTGGTTCTGTCACTCCTGCCCTAGTACTCTCTGCTGCTACTTCTCAGTCTTTTATTGAGACCACCATCCACTTCAGGTATCTTGTCATGGAttcttgattctggtgcttctttTCATATGACACCTGATAGTACCTCTCTTTCTTCTATTTGCTCTCCTTCCATTCCTCTCACTGTTCAAACTGCTGATGGCTCATCTCTTTCGGTTGTTGGTCGGGgcactctttcttcttcttcatttcatGTTCCTAATGTTTCTTATGTTCCTGATTTGACCATGCAACTTATTTCTGCTGGCCAGCTCACTGATCATGGTTGTCGTGTTATTTTTGATTCTGACACTTGCTGTGTACAGGATCTCAGCACGAGTCTCCTAGTTGGTACTGGCCCTCGCCGTCGTGATTCTCCGCATCTCTGGGAACTCGATTGGCTTCGTCTTCCTTCCGCTGCCTCTGCCGGTCTTGTGAGCTCTGCTTCTCCTGCATCGGCTTCTTCCTCTTTTGCTCAGTGGCATCATCGCCTGGGACATCTATGTGGTTCCCGCTTATCCGCTCTTGTCCGTCGTGGTGTTCTAGGAAATGTCTCTGGTGATGTTTCTTTAGATCAGTGTCAGGGCTGTAAGCTTGGCAAACAGATCCAGCTTCCATATCCCTCTAGTGGGTCTGTGTCACAGCGTCCTTTTGATCTTGTTCATTCAGATGTATGGGGTCCTGCACCTTTTGTTTCAAAAGGGGGTCATCAATATTAATGTCATATTTATCGATGATTTCTCTCGCTTCACATGGGTGTATTTCATGAAACATCGTAATGAGGT
The nucleotide sequence above comes from Miscanthus floridulus cultivar M001 chromosome 18, ASM1932011v1, whole genome shotgun sequence. Encoded proteins:
- the LOC136521923 gene encoding uncharacterized protein, whose amino-acid sequence is MASPPVPPSGGAQISRCPVIFDGTNYHDWVPHMRWHMRGLRLWEFLSGELPCPALPDRPVQLVIPPENSEEEQKKLREAYDDDMASYMSHFRAYRTWLDEDARAGAVLVASMEKHLAGEVIRLDHATQMWAVLRQRYEPSGQSTYIAALRQEQLLQQGDSSVEDFFRQLSAIWRELDTLSPQLSPDTCDSCRKQQSHLELRRTYDFLTRLRAEFEPLRAQLLAREPCVSLMEALAAVRNEETRLRSAGLLQSTSSLVLTARSGILGSPPKVPASATSGGSGTRNLGGLHCKHCGRDGHDEDHCHKKKRQAQSQSRRGGRSSHAQSQHPDAQQEILMLLRCLAVPPPIPPPTGASGSVTPALVLSAATSQSFIETTIHFRYLVMDS